A DNA window from Hordeum vulgare subsp. vulgare chromosome 1H, MorexV3_pseudomolecules_assembly, whole genome shotgun sequence contains the following coding sequences:
- the LOC123440979 gene encoding pentatricopeptide repeat-containing protein At3g62470, mitochondrial-like: MAFKPKHASSACLAAAVHGDLQIAAAALLAAAGALRSDGAAVPLPGAPHPRPHRHIYRPHGPLPPLLPLPCRPPHLPPPLPAPHLTSGVRSNLWGEDAGAGLLPGRALPLLSARSRSLPAASPAWGTDAPFRLAGSRRLSTSTSSASEDDDEGPSTPQAPSSHPEHVARVCAAIADVITSGADANLEAALSALSLPLSEPLVVAVLDRFKHAHKPSRRFFQWAAASGGFAHSPITYCKMLQILGKARQFETMVALVQEMGKAGALCMDAFKIAIKSFAAAGEIKNAVGVFEMMRVHGFDDGVESFNCLLFALAHEGLGKEAAQVFTRMHDRYTPDLGSYTALLLAWCNVRNLVEAGRVWNEMLEKGMKPDVVVHNTMIEGLLRGQRRPEAVKMFELMKAKGPPPNVWTYTMLIRDHCKRGKMDMAMRCFEQMQEDGCQPGVATYTCLLVGYGNAKRMDRVAAMLEEMSQKGCPPDGRTYNALIKLLTNRNMPDDAARIYKKMISKGLQPTIHTYNMMMKSYFLGGRNYAMGSAVWEEMYQKGICPDVNSYTVFINGHIRHGRPEEACKFIEEMIQKGMRPPQIDYNKFAADFSKAGKPDILFELAQKVKFTGKFDESNVFHQWGERMRSRVKQTVPDQARSRTL, translated from the coding sequence ATGGCCTTTAAGCCCAAACACGCAAGCTCCGcttgcctcgccgccgccgtccatgGAGACCTCCAAATCGCCGCCGCGGCCCTTCTCGCCGCCGCGGGAGCCCTCCGCAGCGACGGTGCTGCTGTGCCCTTGCCTGGTGCTCCTCATCCTCGCCCTCATCGCCACATCTATCGCCCTCACGGTCCACTTCCGCCTCTATTGCCACTCCCCTGTCGGCCACCTCATCTCCCCCCACCGCTGCCCGCGCCACATCTGACCTCGGGCGTAAGAAGCAACCTCTGGGGCGAGGATGCGGGCGCGGGCCTGCTCCCCGGCCGTGCGCTACCTCTACTGTCAGCGAGATCCCGTTCCCTCCCCGCTGCCTCGCCGGCGTGGGGGACCGACGCGCCGTTCCGACTAGCTGGGTCAAGACGCCTCTCGACCTCCACGTCCTCCGCctccgaagacgacgacgaggggCCCTCGACACCGCAGGCGCCGTCGAGCCACCCAGAGCACGTGGCCCGCGTGTGCGCCGCCATCGCGGACGTCATCACCTCTGGCGCCGACGCGAACCTGGAGGCAGCGCTCTCCGCGCTGTCGCTGCCGCTCTCCGAGCCGCTCGTGGTTGCTGTCCTCGACCGCTTCAAGCACGCGCACAAGCCGTCTCGCCGCTTCTTCCAGTGGGCCGCCGCATCTGGTGGGTTCGCACACTCCCCCATCACCTACTGCAAGATGTTGCAAATCCTCGGCAAGGCGAGGCAGTTCGAGACGATGGTTGCACTAGTCCAAGAAATGGGGAAGGCAGGCGCCCTTTGTATGGACGCCTTCAAGATTGCCATCAAGTCGTTCGCCGCAGCTGGCGAGATCAAGAATGCAGTTGGTGTATTCGAGATGATGAGGGTGCACGGCTTTGATGATGGGGTGGAGTCGTTCAATTGCTTGCTATTCGCTCTGGCCCATGAGGGATTGGGGAAGGAGGCAGCCCAGGTGTTCACCAGAATGCATGACCGGTACACTCCAGACCTGGGCTCATACACAGCCCTGCTGCTGGCATGGTGCAATGTAAGGAACCTGGTGGAGGCTGGGCGGGTTTGGAATGAGATGCTGGAGAAGGGGATGAAGCCAGATGTTGTTGTGCACAACACAATGATTGAGGGGTTGCTTCGTGGGCAGAGGCGGCCTGAGGCTGTGAAGATGTTCGAGCTGATGAAGGCAAAGGGGCCTCCCCCAAATGTGTGGACTTACACAATGTTGATTCGAGACCATTGTAAGCGGGGAAAGATGGACATGGCAATGCGGTGTTTTGAGCAGATGCAAGAGGATGGGTGCCAGCCGGGTGTTGCTACCTATACGTGCTTGCTTGTGGGATATGGGAATGCAAAGCGAATGGATAGAGTGGCGGCAATGTTGGAGGAAATGTCACAGAAAGGGTGCCCCCCTGATGGCCGAACGTACAATGCGCTGATTAAGCTGCTCACGAATAGGAATATGCCAGATGATGCAGCAAGGATATACAAAAAGATGATAAGTAAGGGACTTCAACCCACGATCCATACGTACAACATGATGATGAAGTCGTATTTCCTTGGCGGGAGGAACTATGCAATGGGTTCCGCTGTGTGGGAGGAGATGTATCAGAAGGGGATTTGTCCTGATGTGAACTCATACACTGTGTTTATTAATGGTCACATACGGCATGGCAGACCTGAGGAAGCATGTAAATTTATTGAAGAGATGATCCAGAAAGGGATGAGGCCTCCACAGATAGACTACAACAAATTTGCTGCAGACTTCTCCAAGGCTGGGAAGCCGGACATATTGTTTGAATTAGCTCAGAAGGTGAAGTTTACAGGGaaatttgatgaatctaatgtgtTCCATCAGTGGGGAGAGAGAATGAGAAGTCGGGTCAAGCAGACTGTCCCTGATCAGGCTAGGAGCAGGACGTTGTAA
- the LOC123399752 gene encoding uncharacterized protein LOC123399752, with protein sequence MAQLVAPERVAGLLAVNVSHETGKQRCRTRRRRSPWSSSPGPLSPSTPRGFHVVTFTLPMFDIVSYNVKGKVEKNVELLSEHLADWVREEDGKKIVFHTFSNTGWLCYGVILENLQRQDPSAVEKIKGSVIDSAPVAVPDSQVWALGFSAAIMKKNSVTTKGAVSNDTRSDVIVVESQNDIRPAATEAVLLSALEKFFDIVLNYPAINRYAANPHMQVSCAFSALWTISKFSKPFQYICF encoded by the exons ATGGCGCAGTTGGTCGCGCCTGAACGAGTCGCTGGCCTCCTCGCGGTCAACGTGAGCCACGAGACGGGGAAGCA ACGGTGTCGgacgcggaggaggaggagcccgtGGAGCTCGAGCCCGGGGCCTTTGTCCCCGTCGACCCCCAGGGGGTTCCATGTTGTGACCTTCACCCTCCCCATGTTTGACATCGTCAGCTATAATGTGAAAGGGAAGGTCGAGAAGAATGTGGAGTTGCTCTCGGAACACCTTGCGGATTGGGTCAGGGAGGAGGATGGGAAGAAGATTGTTTTCCATACTTTCAGTAACACCGGCTGGCTTTG CTATGGTGTGATACTGGAGAACTTGCAGCGGCAAGATCCTTCGGCGGTGGAGAAAATCAAGGGTTCCGTAATCGATTCAGCGCCTGTTGCTGTCCCGGACTCTCAG GTGTGGGCACTAGGTTTCTCGGCTGCTATCATGAAGAAAAACAGCGTGACAACGAAAGGAGCTGTATCAAATGATACAAGGTCTGACGTCATAGTTGTGGAGTCTCAAAATGATATCAGACCAGCAGCTACTGAGGCTGTTCTACTATCTGCGTTGGAGAAGTTCTTCGATATTGTTCTGAACTATCCGGCCATAAATAGGTATGCAGCTAATCCACATATGCAGGTGTCTTGTGCATTTTCAGCCTTGTGGACAATATCCAAATTCTCTAAGCCTTTTCAGTATATCTGTTTTTAA